A part of Notolabrus celidotus isolate fNotCel1 chromosome 21, fNotCel1.pri, whole genome shotgun sequence genomic DNA contains:
- the ntf3 gene encoding neurotrophin-3: protein MVTFITILQVNLVMSILLYVMVLVYLYGIQATTMDSSQQGQQQQPSPDPLNSLIIQLLQADLTKGRTRGNQSQQGKSRPLEPQETLPPVLSENFPLPEQGDADQWGTGGRSGGSSEGWVDQQVMLLNSDLLRQHKRYNSPRVLLSDRPPLQPPPLYLADDFVESGAAGNKTRKKRYAEHKSYRGEYSVCDSESKWVVNRTQAVDTNGNAVNVLATIKTSATQNIKQYFYETRCRTPRPFKGGCRGIDDKNWNSQCKTTQTYVRALTQVRNTVGWRWIRIDTSCVCALSRKRRRT from the coding sequence aTCTTACAGGTGAATCTAGTGATGTCCATCCTGCTGTATGTGATGGTCCTCGTGTACCTCTATGGTATCCAGGCAACCACCATGGACAGCAGTCAACAGggacaacagcagcagccaagTCCTGACCCCTTAAACTCCCTTATCATCCAGCTGCTTCAGGCCGACCTGACCAAAGGGAGGACCAGAGGGAACCAGAGCCAACAGGGGAAGAGTCGCCCCCTTGAGCCCCAGGAAACGCTGCCACCTGTCCTCAGTGAAAACTTCCCTCTACCGGAGCAGGGCGATGCAGATCAGTGGGGGACGGGGGGACGCAGCGGTGGTAGCAGCGAAGGCTGGGTGGACCAGCAGGTGATGTTATTGAACTCGGACCTTCTCAGGCAGCACAAGCGGTACAACTCACCTCGGGTGCTGCTAAGTGACCGGCCTCCACTACAGCCGCCACCGCTGTACCTCGCGGACGATTTTGTGGAGAGCGGAGCAGCGGGGAACAAAACACGAAAGAAGCGCTATGCTGAACACAAGAGCTACCGTGGGGAATAttctgtgtgtgacagtgagAGCAAGTGGGTGGTTAATAGAACCCAAGCAGTGGACACTAACGGGAATGCCGTTAATGTTCTGGCTACAATTAAAACCAGTGCAACGCAGAACATCAAACAGTACTTTTATGAGACGCGTTGTCGGACCCCCAGGCCTTTCAAAGGTGGCTGCAGGGGAATTGATGACAAGAACTGGAACTCACAGTGCAAGACGACACAAACATATGTTCGAGCACTGACACAAGTTCGAAATACAGTGGGCTGGAGGTGGATACGCATAGACACTTCCTGCGTCTGTGCGTTATCAAGGAAACGTCGTAGGACGTAA